In Streptomyces violaceusniger Tu 4113, one DNA window encodes the following:
- a CDS encoding nitrate- and nitrite sensing domain-containing protein encodes MTPGRHAAARDRSPSWWAGVVEWRNWRLPVKLGAVLVVPALLAVALGVVQIQRDVARANTYADVQRLVRLRGGLMPLISDLQMERTMSAERLRDSASADPAMLRQQSRRVDRAQAAVTRTTKRAHGLGGVSANRYRDAFKLLDGLPALRKQVTSTDIGSWTAVTEYSKIINGLLDLDQALGSRFGEPQLSGPATALYDLELVQEQVHLQHVIVMDAPDPATLKDPKLIRALQESDIRLRDKLSDFRAVATKGDQRAYQRTVTGPEVERRTRLLDTVLSQAGSQSSGQNSADAASFSVRDWNRSSEATGTLINTVEKRLADRLRVTSAKLQDETSDRAGAESVLLFAVLLLAFAIGIAIARHLLRSLTVLRSTALDVAERRLPEAVSSIREGEMATTSISAVPVHTTEEFGQLARAFDAVHGQAVRLAAEQAALRGDLRDTLVNLSRRSQSLVDRLLRLMEQLELHEEDPDQLASFFKLDHLATRMRRNNENLMVLCGSTPVRPSEQRVPLDNVLRASVSEIEHYRRVVVEPVPAAEVIGYAAGDLARMIAELLDNATAFSPPETQVVVSNTLRLDGSALIEVRDEGFGMSGAELAKAHRRVAGDVSVEVPTSRQMGLTVVGHLARRHGVTVELISERDTGGGLRAGVLVPARLMLADKPALAGGQSSLPVRQTSARTAEPVGTRRETGAAPAAPLPRRATDGARSLRAGDSPADSAATGRSLPTRSSGSRAFVDALQPGGLPRRIPPAKAGRPAPVGEDAPGKAAAPGNGNGKGNGNAPLDRRAAQPPGQPPLPPRRSHPAAGDDAPSPWFASAEAETAPAGSPAEETAESRKPADLPASELPRRPVPAAPASPGESRPDAADDPGQIVHERPGAADAGGITQAGLPRRVPRQDPGTDRAKPRATEERPKPRGAADEETARRNAGRTHSFLSNYQSGIRRGQPDGRDET; translated from the coding sequence CGGCTGAGAGACAGCGCGTCCGCCGATCCGGCCATGCTCCGGCAGCAGAGCCGGCGCGTCGACCGCGCGCAGGCCGCCGTCACGCGCACCACCAAGCGGGCACACGGTCTCGGAGGCGTTTCGGCGAACCGCTATCGCGACGCGTTCAAGCTGCTGGACGGGCTGCCCGCGCTGCGCAAGCAGGTGACGTCCACGGACATCGGCTCGTGGACCGCGGTGACCGAGTACAGCAAGATCATCAACGGTCTGCTCGACCTGGACCAGGCACTGGGCAGCCGGTTCGGTGAACCCCAGCTCTCCGGACCGGCCACCGCGCTGTACGACCTGGAGCTGGTCCAGGAACAGGTCCACCTCCAGCACGTGATCGTCATGGACGCGCCCGACCCCGCCACACTGAAGGACCCCAAGCTCATCAGGGCGCTCCAGGAGTCCGACATCCGCCTGCGGGACAAGCTGAGCGACTTCCGCGCCGTGGCCACCAAGGGGGACCAGCGCGCCTACCAGCGGACGGTCACCGGCCCGGAGGTCGAGCGGCGCACCCGGCTGCTGGATACCGTGCTGTCCCAGGCGGGTTCGCAGAGCTCCGGACAGAACTCCGCCGATGCCGCGTCGTTCTCCGTCCGCGACTGGAACCGCAGTTCGGAGGCGACCGGAACCCTCATCAACACGGTCGAGAAGCGGCTTGCCGACCGGCTCCGCGTGACCTCCGCCAAGCTGCAGGACGAGACGAGCGACCGGGCCGGTGCGGAGTCCGTGCTGCTCTTCGCCGTACTCCTGCTCGCCTTCGCCATCGGTATCGCCATCGCCCGGCATCTGCTGCGGTCCCTGACCGTGCTGCGCTCCACCGCGCTCGACGTGGCCGAGCGCCGGCTGCCCGAAGCGGTGTCGAGCATCCGCGAGGGCGAGATGGCGACCACGTCGATCAGCGCCGTGCCCGTCCACACCACCGAGGAGTTCGGCCAGCTCGCGCGGGCGTTCGACGCGGTGCACGGCCAGGCCGTGCGGCTGGCCGCCGAACAGGCCGCGCTCCGCGGCGACCTGCGGGACACCCTGGTCAACCTCTCCCGGCGCAGCCAGAGCCTGGTGGACCGGCTGCTGCGCCTGATGGAACAGCTCGAACTGCACGAAGAGGACCCGGACCAGTTGGCCAGCTTCTTCAAGCTGGACCACCTGGCGACCCGGATGCGGCGCAATAACGAGAACCTGATGGTCCTGTGCGGCAGCACCCCGGTCCGCCCGTCCGAGCAGCGCGTGCCGCTCGACAATGTGCTGCGGGCCTCGGTCTCCGAGATCGAGCACTACCGGCGGGTGGTGGTGGAGCCCGTTCCGGCCGCCGAAGTGATCGGGTACGCTGCCGGTGACCTGGCGCGAATGATCGCTGAGCTGCTGGACAACGCCACCGCGTTCTCCCCGCCGGAGACCCAAGTGGTGGTCAGCAATACACTGCGCCTGGACGGTTCCGCACTGATCGAGGTCCGCGACGAGGGATTCGGGATGAGCGGGGCCGAATTGGCCAAGGCTCATCGGCGCGTAGCGGGGGACGTATCCGTGGAGGTACCTACGTCCCGGCAGATGGGCTTGACCGTCGTCGGCCATCTGGCCCGTCGCCACGGCGTCACCGTGGAGCTGATCTCTGAGCGCGACACCGGCGGTGGGCTGCGCGCTGGTGTGCTGGTCCCTGCCAGGCTGATGCTCGCGGACAAGCCCGCGCTCGCGGGCGGGCAGAGCTCCCTGCCCGTCCGGCAGACCTCCGCCAGGACGGCCGAGCCGGTGGGCACCCGCCGGGAGACCGGCGCGGCCCCGGCGGCGCCGCTGCCGCGCCGCGCGACCGACGGCGCCCGCTCGCTGCGCGCCGGGGATTCCCCGGCCGACTCCGCGGCCACGGGCCGCTCCCTGCCGACCCGCTCCAGCGGCTCGCGGGCGTTCGTGGACGCCTTGCAGCCCGGCGGACTGCCGCGCCGGATACCTCCCGCCAAGGCCGGCCGGCCCGCCCCGGTCGGCGAGGACGCACCGGGGAAGGCCGCCGCCCCCGGGAACGGCAACGGCAAGGGGAACGGCAACGCCCCCCTGGACCGCCGTGCCGCACAGCCGCCGGGACAGCCTCCGCTGCCACCGCGGCGTTCACATCCGGCCGCTGGCGACGACGCCCCCTCGCCGTGGTTCGCCTCCGCCGAGGCCGAGACGGCCCCGGCGGGCTCCCCTGCCGAGGAGACGGCCGAGAGCCGTAAGCCGGCGGACCTCCCGGCCTCCGAGCTCCCCCGGCGGCCCGTCCCCGCCGCGCCCGCGTCCCCCGGCGAGAGCCGGCCGGATGCCGCCGATGACCCCGGCCAGATCGTCCACGAGCGGCCGGGCGCCGCGGACGCGGGCGGAATCACGCAGGCCGGGCTGCCCCGGCGGGTGCCGCGCCAGGACCCGGGTACGGACCGGGCCAAGCCGCGCGCCACCGAGGAGCGCCCCAAGCCGCGTGGAGCCGCGGACGAGGAAACCGCGCGGCGGAACGCCGGCCGCACCCATTCATTCCTCAGCAATTACCAGTCGGGCATCCGCCGGGGTCAGCCCGACGGACGCGACGAGACATAA
- a CDS encoding roadblock/LC7 domain-containing protein — MTSPQLREVSQFGWLVTNFTERVPNVAHAVVVSADGLLLTASDGLAADRAEQVATIAAGAISLIQGAARCLMTGDVRSSVIQMELGNMLLMSIKDGSCLVVLAAPDCEIGQVAYEMTVLVDQVGEMLTPELRAELQELNLQGVKRTSAQ; from the coding sequence ATGACCTCACCCCAGCTACGGGAGGTGAGCCAGTTCGGATGGCTGGTCACCAATTTTACCGAGCGTGTGCCCAATGTGGCGCACGCCGTGGTGGTCTCGGCCGACGGACTGTTGCTCACCGCGTCGGACGGGCTGGCGGCCGACCGGGCCGAGCAGGTCGCCACCATTGCCGCGGGGGCCATCAGTCTGATCCAGGGCGCCGCCCGGTGCCTGATGACCGGTGATGTGCGGTCCTCGGTCATCCAGATGGAGCTCGGCAACATGCTCCTGATGTCGATCAAGGACGGCTCATGCCTCGTGGTGCTGGCGGCGCCGGACTGCGAGATCGGTCAGGTGGCCTACGAGATGACCGTACTGGTCGACCAGGTCGGCGAGATGCTGACCCCCGAGCTCCGCGCTGAGCTGCAGGAGCTCAACCTGCAGGGCGTGAAGCGGACATCAGCCCAATAG
- a CDS encoding DUF742 domain-containing protein: MSTGEGPSGQGPGREQGAEDEQTFADVLNAFSFGKGRRGRKASRSDGTPEAPSRREGGDGRPEEPGGSFPRASSEAEGPAAWESEHDESQGPAALVRAYSWTGGRTRSHHHFEVETLVTTTELGHRSTDVLQADHRPVIALCQEPRSVAEVAAMLLVPLGVAKVLLGDMAERGLIVVHRTASEEGAAPDRALMERVLVGLRRI; the protein is encoded by the coding sequence ATGAGCACCGGTGAAGGCCCTTCCGGGCAGGGACCTGGGAGAGAACAGGGGGCGGAGGACGAACAGACCTTCGCCGACGTGCTCAACGCCTTCAGCTTCGGCAAAGGGCGACGCGGGCGGAAGGCATCTCGCTCCGACGGCACGCCGGAGGCCCCGTCCCGCCGTGAGGGCGGGGACGGCCGTCCCGAGGAGCCCGGGGGATCCTTCCCGAGGGCGTCGTCGGAGGCCGAGGGGCCGGCCGCCTGGGAGTCCGAGCACGACGAGAGCCAGGGCCCGGCCGCGCTCGTGCGCGCCTACTCATGGACGGGCGGCCGGACCAGATCCCACCATCACTTCGAGGTCGAGACCCTGGTGACCACCACCGAGCTGGGTCACCGCTCCACCGACGTCCTGCAGGCCGACCACCGCCCGGTGATCGCGCTGTGTCAGGAGCCGAGATCGGTGGCCGAGGTGGCGGCCATGCTCCTGGTGCCGCTGGGGGTGGCCAAGGTCCTGCTCGGCGACATGGCCGAGCGCGGGCTGATCGTCGTCCACCGGACGGCCTCCGAGGAGGGCGCCGCGCCGGACCGCGCCCTGATGGAGAGAGTGCTGGTGGGACTTCGGCGGATCTAG
- a CDS encoding endo alpha-1,4 polygalactosaminidase, which translates to MSLNRSRIRTTVGAAMACAAAAAAGVLAPAPASAASAALPPVHAGFDYQIGGAYTPPSGVGVVSRDHSASPAPGLYNICYVNAFQTQKTGQPGGPDDWPSDLLLKNDDGDVIIDTDWDEAILDITTEKKREGIAEKIDAQIDECAAKGFDALELDNFDTFTRDVVEGRITEEHAQTYIRMLSAYGHGKGLAVGQKNTVELAKNHAANGLDFAIAEECGNPEYNECADYLAEFGNNAIFIEYTNAGMKNACEYGDRVSVVQRDRDVLPKGEDGYVRKTCP; encoded by the coding sequence ATGAGCCTGAACCGTTCGCGCATCCGTACCACTGTGGGCGCCGCCATGGCATGCGCCGCGGCCGCCGCGGCCGGCGTTCTCGCCCCCGCCCCCGCCTCGGCCGCCTCGGCCGCCCTTCCGCCGGTCCACGCGGGCTTCGACTACCAGATCGGCGGGGCGTACACCCCGCCGTCCGGGGTGGGGGTCGTCAGCCGCGACCACAGCGCCTCCCCGGCACCGGGTCTGTACAACATCTGTTACGTCAACGCCTTCCAGACGCAGAAGACCGGCCAGCCCGGCGGCCCGGATGACTGGCCCTCCGACCTGCTGCTCAAGAACGACGACGGTGACGTCATCATCGACACGGACTGGGACGAGGCGATCCTCGACATCACCACCGAGAAGAAGCGGGAGGGCATCGCGGAGAAGATCGACGCCCAGATCGACGAATGCGCCGCCAAGGGCTTCGACGCGCTGGAGCTGGACAACTTCGACACCTTCACCCGTGATGTCGTCGAGGGCAGGATCACCGAGGAGCACGCCCAGACCTACATCCGGATGCTGTCCGCCTACGGCCACGGCAAGGGCCTGGCGGTCGGTCAGAAGAACACCGTGGAGCTGGCCAAGAACCACGCGGCCAACGGCCTCGACTTCGCCATCGCCGAGGAATGCGGCAACCCCGAGTACAACGAGTGCGCCGACTACCTCGCGGAGTTCGGGAACAACGCCATCTTCATCGAGTACACGAACGCCGGGATGAAGAACGCCTGCGAGTACGGCGACCGGGTGAGCGTCGTCCAGCGCGACCGCGATGTCCTGCCCAAGGGCGAGGACGGTTACGTCCGCAAGACCTGCCCGTAG
- a CDS encoding ABC transporter substrate-binding protein, with protein MDAVRSGRGGPSRRGILRGGGALALTAAAGTAVAGCGTGLGVDSDGTVHIEVWHGQNGPSLKAFKRLVANFHRSHPAIRVDIGGGVLADDMLQKVMAGLVAQSPPDVAYIFGPDLASVARSPQLADMTSVVESQPVPWNQYWPAAREGVMVDGVVRAVPAVLDSLAVVCNKKLFREARLELPAPGWTWQDFTEMARKLTDRGKGTFGTGWPGAGDEDTVWRMWPMIWDLGGEVIAKGKREIGFAGEPGARSLDVLAELARDRSVYVDPKPGGEQMYQAFSTGRLGMVGTGPWQLPDIRQAKIDYHVVPLPGFHGRSVTISGPDTWSVFDNGSARLTAARTFIGWLMEPEQAYLWDSEAGSLPQSRPAERRPKWREHAAGVPGLPVFTEVLETARVRPVDRAYPKISMPFGEAITAVLLGKSTPAKALRRCADEANAAMAKVR; from the coding sequence ATGGACGCGGTCCGCAGTGGCCGTGGCGGCCCCTCGCGCCGTGGCATCCTGCGCGGCGGTGGCGCGCTGGCCCTCACCGCGGCAGCGGGTACGGCGGTGGCGGGATGCGGGACCGGCCTCGGTGTGGACTCCGACGGAACCGTCCACATCGAGGTGTGGCACGGGCAGAACGGCCCCTCGCTGAAGGCGTTCAAACGGCTCGTGGCCAACTTCCACCGAAGCCACCCCGCCATCCGGGTCGACATCGGCGGCGGGGTGCTGGCGGACGACATGCTGCAGAAGGTGATGGCCGGACTCGTCGCCCAGTCGCCACCCGACGTCGCCTACATCTTCGGCCCCGACCTGGCGAGTGTCGCCAGAAGTCCCCAGCTCGCGGACATGACGTCGGTCGTGGAATCGCAGCCGGTGCCCTGGAACCAGTACTGGCCGGCCGCCCGGGAGGGCGTCATGGTCGACGGTGTGGTCCGTGCGGTGCCCGCGGTGCTGGACTCGCTCGCCGTGGTGTGCAACAAGAAGCTCTTCCGCGAGGCCCGGCTGGAGCTGCCCGCACCGGGCTGGACCTGGCAGGACTTCACCGAGATGGCCCGGAAGCTGACCGACCGCGGCAAGGGCACGTTCGGCACCGGCTGGCCCGGCGCGGGCGACGAGGACACGGTGTGGCGGATGTGGCCCATGATCTGGGACCTGGGCGGCGAGGTCATCGCCAAGGGCAAGCGGGAGATCGGATTCGCGGGCGAACCCGGGGCCCGCTCCCTCGATGTGCTCGCCGAACTCGCCAGGGACCGAAGCGTCTACGTCGACCCCAAGCCCGGCGGCGAGCAGATGTACCAGGCGTTCTCCACCGGCCGGCTGGGCATGGTCGGAACTGGTCCCTGGCAACTGCCCGACATCCGGCAGGCGAAGATCGACTATCACGTCGTCCCGCTGCCCGGCTTCCATGGCCGGTCGGTGACGATCTCCGGCCCCGACACCTGGAGCGTGTTCGACAACGGCTCCGCGCGGCTGACGGCGGCCCGTACGTTCATCGGCTGGCTCATGGAGCCCGAACAGGCGTATCTGTGGGACTCCGAGGCGGGCAGCCTGCCGCAGAGCCGGCCCGCCGAGCGCCGTCCGAAGTGGCGGGAGCACGCGGCCGGGGTGCCCGGTCTCCCGGTGTTCACCGAGGTGCTGGAGACCGCGCGGGTACGGCCCGTCGACCGGGCCTACCCCAAGATCTCCATGCCGTTCGGCGAGGCCATCACCGCCGTCCTGCTCGGGAAGAGCACACCGGCGAAGGCGCTGCGGCGGTGCGCGGACGAGGCCAACGCCGCCATGGCCAAGGTGCGTTGA
- a CDS encoding carbohydrate ABC transporter permease has protein sequence MSRLPTPITRPAPRTPAGSARRRGRREAATAWAFVLPSVLVILGLSVVPVLWSLLLSFQYSDLLTPSVWVGWDNYRQLADDPQFAQAVRNTLVYTALYVPLSIGLGLALALVLNRRIRFSGLYRTLLFVPFVVSAAAQGVLFSFILDPEFGAANALLHRLGLSPQGFLSDPAQALLVLVAISLWSGTGFCVVIYLAALQDVPRELIEAATLDGAERRHVLRHVTLPTIAPVSVFLLLWQTISALQVFDLVYVTTKGGPLGSTTVIVYFVWEQAFRNFTAGYGAAAAYVLGVALLVVAAGLRLVRRRDDRRLKGATP, from the coding sequence ATGTCCCGTCTGCCCACCCCCATCACCCGTCCGGCGCCGCGAACACCGGCCGGGTCCGCACGCCGCAGAGGCCGCCGGGAGGCCGCGACGGCCTGGGCGTTCGTCCTCCCCTCGGTCCTGGTCATCCTGGGCCTGAGCGTCGTCCCCGTCCTGTGGTCGCTGCTGCTGTCGTTCCAGTACAGCGACCTCCTCACCCCGAGCGTCTGGGTGGGCTGGGACAACTACCGCCAGCTCGCCGACGATCCGCAGTTCGCCCAGGCCGTGCGCAACACACTGGTGTACACCGCGCTGTATGTACCGCTGAGCATCGGTCTGGGGCTGGCGCTCGCGCTGGTGCTGAACCGCCGCATCCGGTTCTCCGGCCTGTACCGCACGCTGCTCTTCGTGCCGTTCGTGGTCTCGGCCGCCGCCCAGGGCGTCCTGTTCTCCTTCATCCTCGACCCGGAGTTCGGCGCGGCCAACGCGCTGCTGCACCGCCTCGGGCTCTCCCCACAGGGGTTTCTGTCCGATCCGGCCCAGGCCCTGCTGGTCCTGGTGGCCATCTCCCTGTGGAGCGGCACCGGCTTCTGCGTCGTGATCTACCTCGCCGCCCTCCAGGACGTACCCCGGGAACTCATCGAGGCCGCCACCCTGGACGGCGCGGAACGCCGCCATGTGCTGCGCCATGTCACCCTGCCCACCATCGCGCCGGTCAGCGTGTTCCTGCTGCTCTGGCAGACGATCAGCGCCCTACAGGTCTTCGACCTGGTGTACGTGACGACGAAGGGCGGTCCGCTCGGATCCACCACCGTGATCGTCTACTTCGTCTGGGAGCAGGCGTTCCGGAACTTCACCGCCGGATACGGGGCCGCGGCGGCCTACGTCCTCGGCGTCGCCCTGCTCGTGGTCGCCGCCGGGCTGCGGCTGGTACGGCGCCGCGACGACCGCCGCCTCAAGGGAGCCACGCCATGA